A window of Methanocaldococcus vulcanius M7 genomic DNA:
TTAAAACGTTATATAATCTTCTATAATATAAAGAAAGCCATAGTGTAGTTATTATCCAAGGATTTCCTCCAAAGTATGTATCTTCAGGGTATCTTCCAATCCCTCCAACTTTGTAGTTAAATGCCTTCTCGATGGATTCAGCTGTCTTTATCATTCTTTCATCATCAACTGCTATTAAGTTGAAAGGATAACTTAAACCCAAAATGCTTGTATCGATCTCTTTATTTAGAGGATTTATTGATTTTGCGAACCTTTCTTCATCTTCTAAGTAAAATCTCTTAGGGACCTCTTTTTTTAGATATTCTAAGGTTTTACCCCAATGTTTAACATCTTCTCTTTTATTTACCGCTTTGCTCATACTGTATGCACATTTCAATCCTGCATAGACCGCTCCGATTGTATATGCAAAGACACCAAATTTCTCCTCCCATAGATCAAAGCATGGGGTAAAGTTTAAAGCAACATTATTTAAATAATTTCCAGCTTTTTCTATATTTTCCCAATATCTTTCAACGAATTTTCTATTTCCAGTTAGCCGATAATGAACATCCATTGCCCAAAGTAGAGATCCAATCTGATCGTTCTGTATAGCAGTTAGCCGAGGTTTTCCATTTACATAATAGTTTTGTAGCCAAGAACCATCTGCATTCTGTATTTTTGACATAAATTCAAAGAATCTGTCTGAGACCCCTCGTATTCCAAATAGATCAAGGGCTATTGAGATATAGCTTCCATCTCTTCCCCAAACATATCTATAATCTGGATACAGGGAAGGAGCTGCGATTATTCCTCCTTCCTTATCACAAAGCATTAATAGGGCCATTAATGCTCTTTTTGTTATGGAGTATATTTTATAATTCTGTCTTAGTTCTGGATGTATTACCCTATTTATTTTTTCTATAATGTTTTTCCAATAGTTTAGTGATAGATTTTTTATATTTTCGCTATTGTTTTTTATAATTCTAAGTTGTTCAGTTATAATTGATAGATCTCCATCAAATTTTTGGGGGAGTATGTAGATGTTAAATGCCAATGTTCTATTTTTATCTATTTCAATATTCCAAGAAATTGCACTATCAGTTAAAATACCTGAGCTTTCTCTATGTTCTTTCAAGATACCATTTTCTATATCGATATATGCACTGGTTTTGCTATATCTGTTTCCACACTGAAATGAGTCGATTTTTTTATCACTTCCTATGCAAAAGATGTATTTTCCATTACACTTAACAATACAGTCCTCATCCTCGATATATTTGACTGTATTAACTTCAGGATTTTCTCCAATCCTTAAATTTTCATAAAAAAATAGTTTGAATCTTATTTTTTCATCAAGTTTGTTTTTTATATAGATACGTTTTATTAAAACGTTATGGGAGACAGGAACAAAGTCCTTTACAGTTAATATGATCTTTTCATCTTCTAAGATCGTCTTAAATATATTTGTTTCTCCAATATACTTTTGTGTTATGTTCCAGTCCTCATCCCAGTGCCACTTTACCTTATTATCGTATATTGCCAATGCAGAGTCAAAGAAGTGTGTCTCATAGCCAATGTGGGGATAGAACATATACTCAATTTCCCCATAATCTCCAATTTTCGTTAATAGGCAGTTATTTCCAACGATCCCTCCCATAAAAATCACGCTTTGTTGTTGATAATAAGAAATTTATTTCCCTTTATTTTAATTTTTATATATTTGCTCCATATCTGGTTTTCATTCTATAATGTTATTTTTCATGTTATTTCAATATTGATTCAATAAAAGAAACGGATCTAAATTTTGATATTGATTAATTATAAAATTAAAATAATAAATTATAAATTGAACTTATATAGTCGGTATTAACTATTTTATTTATTTT
This region includes:
- a CDS encoding glycoside hydrolase family 15 protein, with the protein product MGGIVGNNCLLTKIGDYGEIEYMFYPHIGYETHFFDSALAIYDNKVKWHWDEDWNITQKYIGETNIFKTILEDEKIILTVKDFVPVSHNVLIKRIYIKNKLDEKIRFKLFFYENLRIGENPEVNTVKYIEDEDCIVKCNGKYIFCIGSDKKIDSFQCGNRYSKTSAYIDIENGILKEHRESSGILTDSAISWNIEIDKNRTLAFNIYILPQKFDGDLSIITEQLRIIKNNSENIKNLSLNYWKNIIEKINRVIHPELRQNYKIYSITKRALMALLMLCDKEGGIIAAPSLYPDYRYVWGRDGSYISIALDLFGIRGVSDRFFEFMSKIQNADGSWLQNYYVNGKPRLTAIQNDQIGSLLWAMDVHYRLTGNRKFVERYWENIEKAGNYLNNVALNFTPCFDLWEEKFGVFAYTIGAVYAGLKCAYSMSKAVNKREDVKHWGKTLEYLKKEVPKRFYLEDEERFAKSINPLNKEIDTSILGLSYPFNLIAVDDERMIKTAESIEKAFNYKVGGIGRYPEDTYFGGNPWIITTLWLSLYYRRLYNVLKSKGVDKDKRKPYIEKSKKLFDWAVKYSFDGLFPEQIHKELGVPISAIPLGWSNAMFLIYVYENDNVFIP